A genomic stretch from Microplitis mediator isolate UGA2020A chromosome 10, iyMicMedi2.1, whole genome shotgun sequence includes:
- the LOC130675448 gene encoding uncharacterized protein LOC130675448 isoform X1, with protein MRFHIIFIFIFTLEIVYGIYDPALTTTKPPKRRESLPWYLSGEDSVPPAEFILPPREPETQTLSNFGGKTPSDWRKNSASDIEQRTELSYNNYLNYDKAHRFNDQETQPVISDASKIQNKFSSYNLNGNLYDRNLAEGKPKGVKGGGKNLNVNKNKILVPEQSLYEGVTDDLNKPRKEAIVRPEGEFSNVAKYDRAVGVECPHPEATGQFIYPVDCNFFVNCWKGRAFIQPCAPGTRFNPLTLECDFPHKVKCYGGELADFVASDYSQPEIPGAREPLSDKYSTLITAEFNRYQPKCPEQMTGYLPHPNDCKKFLQCVNGRTIIKSCGTGTVFNPIIGLCDWPKNVWGCENAIEETQDAPSLYLSPPRSSPMSSPFRDSSSSYAIPNNQNTWRPIPARQQVIQPVVCPRDFSGILKHPTDCGKFLQCDHGSTFIMDCGPGTVFNPSISVCDWPYNVPGCDQTTGSSNGAREGRIQESGSWNHGQGNSNNGFTQNRPGYNQNNPPCLYPGCSNPGQGQVQGHGQGYGQGRFPPRQPHQNYPPLIDNRPTARTNSYNPSQNPPNIYQNHPSRDIYNKPREFPPYRGNIYVEANRGNSPSPGNNQWKPITDNQWNKPTWRPIYSDSTTKPTVLNGHGYGYEPSNGFTPGRWSDENASPKPTNQGLPISLTDQLSYRPPMPDNSKTDPWSSNAGIYNQAKGQPSATSSTQPKSPGVYVNINGTRVYGHYILRSDSNTTSTNKKPPNFGYGAPAYYNNTNINESKWKPRNNSYPDIHPHSTSQSNPGNHYQQNNPSWKPIKHNNKTQYTMNNHFNQSHIGWKPENKTNNDLYNHKTRIPPTSTLKPVHPHEEPEGGGNYNIRNESPGTTTDAFTPSYAPPVTPPTNRQERILPDSLSEPWEKPDTNAPTVSIDEDNINYGYDDELGYENKINSVSIEPSVDRYDVDVLDIDTWKPKVVNKSKNKTTTESTSSVMKIDVKTVDLDIFNVESAPWKQIETAFPVYYVPPVHSLGHTDTKLITPLSGQILRLRGGSSNRDGYVEVQGIEPGWGLICDTKFGWTLKEANLVCRQLGFTRGAETAWQGRTKKDDTPEWVAATSVQCQGNETNFQTCKFTHGSECSIERDAVGVSCLPNRVAYCRGDETPHDGNCYHLADASSGLNHAEALKYCASKNARLVDITSQGENNFISEWLIQRHPDIESIMTSGIGFTTFNRSIWLWEDSAKAKFKFSKWWPGWKDEKKIPPWAGSRPVCIIMKKKYPCYNNPDSTCMSDYFFWDIEDCAASMKGHAYVCKRPYDDISCVYGKGHQYLGKASVAASGKPCLPWNHTSVAYPLLVNVLDRGVREKLKTHNYCRNPNPMKDSKPWCFTGVSGEQEYCDIPSCGHIGTVRSPVGGTCKEGHFECLPEECIPSHWVCDGEADCTNGRDELLCSEHLDFFKRTPDHRLTGHDVEKWLNTPPKTCALRCKEAKFTCRSFSHKINENLCLLSDSNIGATGALEAVTGFDYYEMIDLSVDCTGMFVCNNKKCINQTQVCDGKNDCNDRSDESTCKLEKLDYGIRLSGSENEHEGRVEVKIMGLWGQVCDDGFGMIDADVICREIGFELGALEIRPGGFFGNMDPPTRFMVDQLKCRGNETSLRECDFDGWGVHDCSPEEAVGVVCKTAVDTCPEGNWKCDTSPVCIPTPFICDEVVDCPDSSDESSAHCDAPFEVRLVNGTNPSEGRVEIRHHGVWGTICDDDFSHAAAKVVCRSLGFGGSAIARKDAFFGSGEGPIWLDEVFCYGNETQIHRCEHSPWGQSNCNHEEDVGVICQDVSVNIEEDDINRVVTEININDILPSNCGKRAEDFNNEEEIFAKVVYGSLAPKDSYPWQASIRVRGHSRSNHWCGAVVISPLHVLTAAHCLEGYNKGTYFVRAGDYNTEIEEGTEAEANIEDYYIHEEFRKGHRMNNDIALVLLKGRGIPLGKHIMPICLPPRNAEYSDGLNCTISGFGSIETGKSAHSRDLRFGWIPLIDQNICRADYVYGEGAISDGMMCAGYLNEGVDACDGDSGGPLACHHNGVFTLYGITSWGQHCGKANKPGVYVRIAHYRDWIDEKIRDSLSGR; from the exons atgaggtttcatattatttttatatttatttttaccctGGAAATTGTTTATGga ATTTATGATCCAGCATTAACGACAACAAAACCACCAAAGCGCCGAGAATCTTTGCCTTGGTATTTGTCAGGTGAAGATTCCGTACCACCCGCAGAATTTATCCTGCCCCCTAGAGAACCGGAAACCCAGACGCTGAGTAATTTCGGTGGTAAAACTCCGAGCGATTGGCGTAAGAATTCCGCAAGTGACATTGAACAGCGAACTGAACTttcatataataattatttgaattacgaCAAAGCTCACAGATTTAACGACCAAGAGACGCAGCCTGTAATTAGCGATGccagtaaaattcaaaataaattttcatcttaCAATTTAAACGGCAATTTGTACGACCGAAATTTGGCTGAAGGTAAACCGAAAGGTGTCAAAGGAGGTGGTAAAAATCtaaacgtaaataaaaataaaatacttgtaCCGGAGCAGAGTCTCTACGAAGGAGTAACTGACGATTTAAAT AAACCTCGAAAGGAAGCGATAGTAAGACCAGAAGGTGAATTTTCAAACGTAGCCAAGTATGATCGTGCGGTAGGAGTTGAGTGTCCGCACCCGGAAGCGACTGGTCAGTTTATTTATCCAGTCGATTGTAATTTCTTTGTGAACTGTTGGAAGGGACGTGCTTTTATTCAGCCGTGCGCACCTGGAACTAGATTCAATCCCTTAACCCTCGAGTGCGATTTTCCCCACAAAGTTAAGTGCTACGGTGGAGAGTTGGCTGACTTTGTTGCATCGGATTACTCCCAACCGGAAATTCCAGGAGCACGAGAGCCTTTGTCTGATAAATATTCTACACTAATTACTGCTGAATTTAAT AGATATCAACCAAAATGTCCAGAACAAATGACCGGTTATCTGCCGCATCCGAATgactgcaaaaaatttctccaaTGTGTCAATGGGAGAACGATAATTAAAAGCTGCGGCACTGGAACAGTATTCAATCCCATAATCGGCCTCTGTGATTGGCCTAAGAATGTATGGGGGTGCGAAAATGCCATCGAAGAAACCCAAGACGCACCGTCTCTGTATTTATCTCCGCCGCGATCCTCACCAATGTCGTCACCCTTCAGAGATAGTTCGTCAAGTTATGCAATTCCGAATAATCAAAATACTTGGAGACCAATACCAGCTCGACAACAAGTGATTCAACCGGTAGTTTGTCCCCGCGATTTCTCGGGAATCCTGAAGCATCCCACGGATTgtggtaaatttttacaatgcgaTCATGGATCAACTTTCATAATGGATTGCGGTCCGGGAACTGTTTTCAATCCCAGTATCAGTGTCTGCGATTGGCCGTACAATGTGCCAGGTTGTGATCAGACAACCGGAAGTAGTAACGGAGCACGTGAGGGCCGTATACAAGAGTCGGGTTCTTGGAATCATGGTCAAGGAAATTCGAACAATGGATTCACTCAAAATCGTCCGGgttataatcaaaataatccaCCTTGTTTATATCCGGGTTGTTCGAATCCAGGACAGGGTCAAGTACAAGGTCATGGTCAAGGATATGGACAAGGAAGATTTCCACCAAGACAACCTCATCAAAATTACCCACCACTTATTGACAACCGACCGACTGCAAGAACAAATTCTTACAATCCGTCACAAAATCCaccaaatatttatcaaaatcatCCTAGTCgtgatatttataataagcCAAGAGAGTTTCCGCCGTATCGAGGCAACATTTACGTTGAAGCAAACAGAGGAAATTCCCCAAGTCCTGGTAATAATCAATGGAAACCCATTACGGATAATCAATGGAATAAACCAACTTGGAGACCTATTTACTCTGACTCAACAACAAAGCCCACTGTATTGAATGGCCACGGATATGGATATGAACCTTCAAACGGGTTTACTCCTGGCCGGTGGTCTGATGAAAACGCGTCTCCAAAACCAACCAATCAAG gcCTTCCAATAAGTTTGACGGATCAACTCAGCTACCGACCGCCAATGCCAGATAATTCAAAGACGGATCCCTGGTCAAGTAACGCGGGTATTTATAATCAAGCTAAAGGTCAGCCGTCAG CCACTTCATCTACGCAGCCAAAGTCACCTGGAGTTTACGTCAACATAAACGGGACTCGTGTCTACGGGCATTATATTCTGAGGAGTGATTCAAATACCACGAGTACGAATAAAAAACCACCTAATTTCGGTTACGGTGCGCCGgcttattataataatacaaatattaATGAATCTAAATGGAAGCCCCGTAATAATTCATACCCAGACATTCATCCTCATTCGACCAGTCAGTCGAATCCCGGGAACCATTACCAGCAAAATAACCCGTCATGGAAGCCTATTAAGCACAATAACAAGACGCAATATACCATGAACAACCACTTTAATCAGTCTCACATCGGATGGAAGCCCGAGAACAAAACAAACAACGATTTATACAACCATAAGACGCGTATTCCACCCACGAGTACACTGAAGCCGGTTCATCCCCACGAAGAACCCGAGGGTGGCGGCAATTATAATATTCGCAATGAAAGTCCTGGTACTACAACTGATGCTTTCACTCCGTCTTATGCTCCCCCTGTTACTCCCCCGACAAATAGACAAGAGAGAATTTTACCTGACAGTTTATCAGAGCCTTGGGAAAAGCCCGATACAAATGCGCCGACGGTATCGATTGATGAAGACAACATTAATTACGGGTACGACGACGAGCTGGGctacgaaaataaaataaattcagtgTCTATTGAACCCAGCGTCGATAGATATGACGTCGATGTCCTGGATATCGACACGTGGAAGCCGAAAGTTGTAAATAAGAGCAAAAATAAAACCACCACTGAGAGTACCAGCAGCGTAATGAAGATTGATGTGAAGACCGTGGAtctagatatttttaatgttgAATCTGCGCCTTGGAAGCAaa tcgagacggccttCCCGGTTTATTATGTTCCGCCTGTTCACTCACTCGGTCATACGGACACGAAATTAATTACTCCTTTATCCGGCCAG ATTTTAAGACTGCGAGGCGGGTCCAGCAACAGAGACGGATACGTTGAAGTTCAAGGTATCGAACCTGGATGGGGACTTATCTGTGACACTAAATTTGGATGGACTTTAAAAGAAGCCAATTTAGTGTGCCGTCAACTCGGATTTACGAg AGGCGCGGAAACAGCTTGGCAAGGACGGACTAAAAAAGATGATACACCGGAGTGGGTTGCCGCGACGAGTGTCCAATGTCAGGGGAACGAGACTAATTTCCAGACATGTAAATTTACTCACGGAAGTGAGTGCAGCATTGAACGGGACGCAGTCGGAGTCAGTTGTCTGCCTAATCGAGTTGCTTATTGTCGGGGTGATGAGACTCCCCATGACGGGAACTGCTACCACCTCGCAGACGCGAGCTCGGGATTAAATCACGCCGAGGCATTGAAATACTGCGCCTCGAAGAATGCCAGACTCGTTGACATCACGAGTCAGGgcgaaaataatttcatttccgAGTGGTTGATTCAACGTCATCCGGATATCGAGTCAATTATGACCTCGGGAATTGGGTTCACGACTTTTAATCGGTCTATTTGGTTGTGGGAAGACTCAGCCAAAGCTAAATTCAa ATTTTCGAAATGGTGGCCGGGGTGGAaagatgagaaaaaaattccgcCGTGGGCAGGATCAAGACCCGTTtgtataataatgaaaaaaaaatatccttgtTACAATAACCCCGATTCCACGTGCATGTCTGATTACTTTTTCTGGGACATTGAAGACTGCGCGGCCTCCATGAAGGGCCACGCTTATGTTTGTAAAAGACCTTACGACGACATAA GTTGTGTTTACGGTAAAGGACATCAGTATCTAGGCAAAGCCAGCGTTGCGGCTTCGGGTAAACCTTGTTTGCCCTGGAACCATACATCCGTGGCTTATCCTCTTCTCGTAAAC gtCTTGGATCGCGGGGtcagagaaaaattaaagacTCATAATTACTGCAGAAATCCGAACCCTATGAAGGACTCGAAGCCTTGGTGCTTTACTGGAGTATCTGGGGAACAAGAATATTGTGACATTCCTTCTTGCGGTCATATCg GCACAGTAAGGTCTCCAGTGGGCGGGACGTGCAAAGAAGGACATTTTGAATGCTTACCCGAAGAATGTATTCCGTCTCATTGGGTCTGTGATGGCGAAGCT GATTGTACCAATGGTAGGGATGAGCTCCTGTGTTCCGAGCATCTAGATTTCTTTAAACGGACACCAGACCACAGACTTACTGGCCACGATGTAGAAAAATGGCTCAACACTCCACCAAAGACTTGTGCTTTGCGTTGCAAAGAAGCTAAATTCACTTGCCGCTCGTTTTCTCACAA gataaatgaaaatttatgtttgCTGAGCGATAGTAATATCGGAGCCACTGGGGCGTTAGAAGCCGTCACGGGCTTCGATTATTACGAGATGATTGATCTGAGCGTTGATTGCACGGGAATGTTCGTttgcaataataaaaagtgTATCAATCAAACACAAGTGTGTGATGGCAAAAATGACTGCAATGATCGCTCTGACGAAAGCACTTGTAAGCTAGAGAAATTGGATTACGGAATACGACTGAGTGGTTCGGAAAATGAACACGAAGGTCGTGTTGAAGTTaaaa taatggGTCTGTGGGGACAAGTTTGTGACGACGGGTTCGGTATGATAGACGCTGACGTTATTTGCCGGGAGATAGGATTCGAATTGGGAGCTTTAGAAATTCGCCCGGGAGGATTTTTTGGTAACATGGATCCGCCGACGCGGTTTATGGTCGACCAGTTGAAATGCAGAGGCAACGAAACTTCTCTAAGAGAGTGTGACTTTGACGGATGGGGAGTCCACGATTGCTCGCCTGAAGAAGCCGTCGGTGTCGTCTGCAAAACGGCCGTCGACACCTGCCCCGAGGGAAACTGGAAGTGTGACACCAGTCCCGTTTGCATTCCCACTCCCTTTATTTGTGACGAAGTCGTTGATTGTCCTGATTCTTCCGACGAAAGTTCTGCTCACTGCGAT GCGCCATTCGAAGTACGTTTAGTTAACGGCACTAATCCGTCAGAAGGTCGTGTGGAAATTCGCCATCACGGTGTATGGGGTACCATCTGCGACGATGATTTCAGTCACGCCGCTGCAAAAGTTGTCTGCCGATCACTGGGTTTCGGCGGCTCCGCAATCGCCAGAAAAGACGCGTTCTTTGGCTCCGGCGAAGGCCCGATTTGGCTTGACGAG gTATTCTGCTACGGAAATGAAACCCAAATTCATCGATGCGAGCACAGCCCCTGGGGTCAAAGTAATTGCAATCATGAGGAAGACGTCGGAGTAATTTGCCAAGACGTTTCAGTAAATATCGAAGAG gaCGATATTAACCGCGTGGTTACGGAGATAAATATCAATGACATTCTGCCGAGTAATTGCGGAAAACGGGCGGaagattttaataatgaaGAGGAAATATTTGCTAAAGTTGTTTACGGTTCATTGGCCCCGAAAGACTCGTATCCGTGGcag gcAAGTATACGAGTGCGGGGTCACAGCAGGTCAAATCATTGGTGCGGTGCAGTCGTTATCTCTCCTCTGCATGTCTTGACAGCGGCCCATTGTCTCGAGGGCTACAACAAGGGTACTTATTTTGTTCGCGCTGGAGATTACAATACtgag atagAGGAAGGCACCGAAGCGGAGGCAAATATAGAAGATTATTACATCCACGAGGAATTCCGGAAGGGTCATCGTATGAACAATGACATTGCTTTGGTGTTATTGAAAGGTCGTGGTATTCCACTCGGTAAGCACATAATGCCAATTTGTCTGCCACCGAGAAACGCAGAATATTCTGATGGCTTGAACTGTACGATCAGTGGGTTCGGGAGCATCGAGACTGGAAAATCTG CGCACTCGAGGGATTTGCGCTTCGGATGGATTCCACTGATTGACCAAAATATTTGCCGTGCAGACTACGTTTACGGTGAAGGCGCTATAAGTGATGGTATGATGTGTGCAGGATATTTAAATGAAGGCGTAGATGCCTGCGATGGAGATTCCGGCGGACCACTTGCATGTCATCATAATG GCGTGTTCACCCTTTACGGCATCACCAGCTGGGGTCAGCATTGCGGGAAAGCAAACAAGCCCGGAGTTTACGTACGTATTGCTCATTACCGAGATTGGATCGATGAAAAAATACGAGACTCGTTATCTGGCAGGTAG